The region GATCTTGCCCTTGCAGAAAAGGCGCGTCGAACAGGTAATAGACGATGTCCAGGCTGCGGCCGATATCGAACGCATTTTGCAGCGCCTGGAAGTCTGGCAAGCCGTCGGCATTGAGGCTGACCACTTCGCCGTCCAGCCAGCTGTCCTTGAGCTTGAGGGCTTGCAGCGCTTTGACTTGACGCGGCAAGCGGTCGGTCCAGTCATTGCCGTTGCGGGTAAACAGGCGCACCTCACCGTCGCGTATGCGTGTCAGCATGCGGTAACCGTCGAATTTGATTTCATACCGCCAGTCGCCGGGCGGTGCGCGGTCAACCAGGGTCGCCAATTGCGGGGTGAGTTGTTCGGGCAGGGCAGTGGGCGCTTTCTCGCGTTTCTTTGGCGGCTTGGGAGTACCAACCACGGCGCCGCTGAGCACACTTTTCGGCTGGTCCTGGACGATGTCGTAGTCAGCGGTCGGCCTGGCCTGCGGGTCCTTTTCCTTGATCAGCAACCACTGTTCCTTATCGCCGCTGCCCTTGAGCCGAGTGCGGACCAGCGCCCAATCGCCGGAAAGTTTTTCACCGACCAGGGTGAACTTGAGTTTGCCGGCCGCATACGCCTTGTGCGGCTCGTCATGGGGTTGCCAGACACCGCGATCCCACACAATCACATCCCCGGCACCATATTGGCCGGGCGCAATACTGCCTTCAAAGGTGCCGTAGCTCAGAGGGTGGTCTTCAACGTGAACCGCCAGGCGTTTCTGGCTGGGGTCGAGGCTCGGCCCCTTCGGCACCGCCCAACTTTTAAGTACGCCATCGAGCTCCAGGCGAAAGTCGTAGTGCAGGTTGCGGGCGTCATGTTTTTGAATCACGAATGACAGGGCCGAAGCCTTGCGTTTACCAGCAGGCGCGTCGCCTGCGGGCTCTGCGGTGATCTCAAAATCGCGCTTGCGGTTGTATTCACTCAGGGGCTTCGCCATGACGTTCTCCGGCGGGTGTCAGGCTCTTGAGGCCTTTTTGGAGGACGTTTTCGCGGCAGGCTTTTTCGGCGCGGCCTTTTTCGTCGCGGGCTTGGCGGCGGTGGCTTTGCCGGCAAGACTGCGTTTGAGCAGCTCTGTCAGGTCGATGACATCGGCCGATTTACGTTCCTCGCTGCCTTCCTGGCTTTCCACATCTTCGATTTTGCCGGCCTTGGCCTTTTTCGCGACCAGCGCCATGATCTTTTCCTGGAAGCTGTCGCGGTACTCGTCGGGCTGCCAGTCGGCACTCATGTCTTCCACCAGGCGCTTGGCCATGTCCAACTCGCCCTTGGTCAAACTCGGTTTGGTCACGTCGCTGCCCAGTTCCAGTTCGTCCAGGCTGCGTACCTCGGCGGGCCAACGCAGCATCACCAGTACCAGCGCCGAGTCCAGTGGCATCAGCGCCGCCAGGTGCTGCTTGGTGTGCAGGACCACATTGGCCAGTGCCACCCTGGCGGTTTTCTTCAGCGTTTCGCGCAGCAGGGCGTAGACCTTGCCGCCGCGTTTGTCCGGGGCCAGGAAGTAGGGCGTGTCGATGTTTTGCAGAGGGATCTGGTCGGCGGCGACAAAGGCGATGATTTCTATGGTTTGGG is a window of Pseudomonas antarctica DNA encoding:
- a CDS encoding Ku protein yields the protein MPRAIWKGAISFGLVHIPVSLVSATSSEGVDFDWLDKRSMDPVGYKRINKATGKEITKDNIVKGVAYEKGRYVVLSEEEIRSAHPKSTQTIEIIAFVAADQIPLQNIDTPYFLAPDKRGGKVYALLRETLKKTARVALANVVLHTKQHLAALMPLDSALVLVMLRWPAEVRSLDELELGSDVTKPSLTKGELDMAKRLVEDMSADWQPDEYRDSFQEKIMALVAKKAKAGKIEDVESQEGSEERKSADVIDLTELLKRSLAGKATAAKPATKKAAPKKPAAKTSSKKASRA